In the genome of Flexistipes sinusarabici DSM 4947, one region contains:
- a CDS encoding heme lyase CcmF/NrfE family subunit codes for MAGLFAGIGGIICYIISINKNSESYGKTANSLLLVQAGLISAATLVLIYALATGYFKMEYVAQYTDRALPMIYKISGWWAGQAGSLFFWGWLVSVFAVIELYRIRNYSLKYKSSVLLTMIITSTFFYFLTTFVVNPFKELNFFPNDGMGMNPLLQNPGMLYHPPTLYLGFVGFTIPLGHAVASFLTADRTGFWVKDTRKWSLITWIFLTIGIVLGGQWAYVELGWGGYWAWDPVENASLLPWFTATAFLHSAVMLERKHKLKIWTYALILVTFELCIFGTFLTRSGVIDSVHSFGKSSLGIFFLCFIVITTGAFLYFLFKSKDEIRDEGEFTISSKEGLFFVTNWLFVGLMAVVFFGTTLPIFSQLAGSKLSVGIPYYNKVSIPFFMAILVLSGICPLVPYGRNGLKSSIKALWPSLIFMVLATAGIYAYGYTKIIPLVLFAFTSFSLFTILLQFFNGMRKKGAGIIFRNRRFYGGLIIHLGVMIMAYGVIASSFYNVKIDKVVSPGSTIDMHQSLKNSLPAGEAEILTGITPDFELLVGNLKVQERKNYVSVYAPVDVKKDGRYQVTMTPERRFYKNNEQPFAEVAIYTKAGGDLYLILASYSKPDNVIGIQAIYEPFIVWIWVGCALMVAGGLYTISYRRKDSDIKTN; via the coding sequence TTGGCAGGATTATTTGCCGGCATTGGAGGCATAATCTGTTACATAATAAGTATTAACAAAAATTCCGAATCATACGGAAAAACGGCAAACAGCCTTCTACTTGTTCAGGCCGGGCTGATTTCAGCTGCCACCCTTGTCCTTATATATGCCCTCGCCACCGGCTATTTCAAAATGGAATATGTGGCCCAATATACTGACAGGGCATTGCCCATGATTTACAAAATAAGTGGATGGTGGGCAGGTCAGGCCGGATCACTTTTTTTCTGGGGATGGCTTGTCAGCGTATTCGCAGTCATAGAGCTTTACCGCATAAGAAACTATTCTCTGAAGTACAAAAGCTCTGTACTGCTTACCATGATAATAACTTCAACCTTTTTCTATTTTTTAACCACTTTTGTGGTCAATCCGTTTAAAGAACTCAATTTCTTCCCCAATGACGGAATGGGCATGAATCCATTGTTGCAGAACCCCGGGATGCTGTACCATCCTCCCACCCTTTATCTTGGTTTCGTAGGATTCACGATACCGTTGGGCCATGCTGTAGCTTCTTTTTTAACAGCTGACAGGACAGGTTTTTGGGTAAAAGATACAAGGAAATGGTCGCTTATAACCTGGATTTTTCTGACAATCGGTATTGTTCTTGGCGGTCAGTGGGCTTATGTGGAGCTCGGCTGGGGCGGATACTGGGCATGGGACCCTGTGGAAAACGCGTCTTTGCTTCCCTGGTTTACTGCAACAGCGTTTCTGCATTCCGCTGTGATGTTGGAAAGAAAACATAAGTTAAAAATCTGGACATATGCTTTGATTCTGGTGACATTCGAGCTGTGCATTTTCGGTACTTTTCTTACAAGAAGCGGTGTCATCGATTCCGTTCACAGTTTCGGCAAATCTTCTTTGGGAATCTTTTTTCTATGTTTTATCGTTATAACAACCGGAGCTTTTCTCTATTTTCTTTTCAAAAGCAAAGATGAAATCAGGGACGAAGGGGAGTTTACCATCTCCTCCAAAGAGGGGCTTTTCTTTGTCACAAACTGGCTTTTTGTAGGTCTTATGGCAGTAGTGTTTTTCGGTACAACCCTGCCGATTTTCTCTCAACTGGCCGGTTCAAAACTCAGCGTAGGCATACCGTATTACAACAAGGTATCAATTCCTTTTTTTATGGCTATTCTCGTACTCAGCGGCATTTGCCCGTTGGTTCCATACGGCCGTAACGGACTCAAATCCAGCATAAAGGCACTTTGGCCGTCACTTATTTTCATGGTACTGGCCACCGCAGGAATTTACGCCTACGGATATACAAAAATTATCCCCCTTGTACTATTCGCTTTTACTTCCTTCTCACTGTTTACCATCCTTCTGCAGTTCTTTAACGGCATGAGAAAAAAGGGTGCCGGAATAATTTTCAGAAACAGAAGATTTTACGGAGGATTAATAATTCATCTTGGCGTTATGATTATGGCTTACGGGGTTATAGCTTCTTCATTTTATAACGTCAAAATAGATAAGGTGGTTTCTCCGGGAAGTACAATTGATATGCACCAATCACTTAAAAATTCGCTGCCTGCCGGAGAAGCAGAAATTTTAACAGGGATCACACCTGATTTTGAACTCCTTGTGGGAAATCTTAAAGTGCAGGAGAGAAAAAATTATGTCTCCGTTTATGCACCCGTGGACGTAAAGAAGGACGGGCGTTATCAAGTTACCATGACACCTGAAAGACGTTTTTATAAAAACAACGAACAGCCCTTTGCAGAGGTTGCTATTTACACCAAAGCAGGAGGCGATTTATATTTGATACTTGCTTCGTACTCAAAACCTGATAATGTAATCGGCATACAGGCAATCTATGAACCGTTTATAGTATGGATTTGGGTAGGGTGCGCCCTGATGGTTGCAGGCGGATTGTACACAATCAGCTACAGAAGGAAAGATAGTGACATCAAAACTAATTAA
- a CDS encoding CcmD family protein: MKNFWFLFSAYMVIWVAIFGYILKLNGKMKELKLKLDKLESETKEP; this comes from the coding sequence ATGAAGAACTTTTGGTTTTTGTTTAGTGCATACATGGTAATTTGGGTTGCCATCTTCGGATATATTCTTAAGCTGAACGGCAAAATGAAAGAATTAAAGTTAAAGCTGGACAAGCTCGAATCTGAAACGAAAGAACCGTAA
- a CDS encoding enoyl-ACP reductase FabI, with the protein MDLKGKKALIFGVANQKSIAYSIAKKLKEHGVELGFTYAGEQLQRRVEPLSEELGGAFCVKCDVTDDADIEKTFKTVSEKFGHIDILVHAVAYAPADDLKGRFVDTSREGFKTAMEISVFSLVNLAKHAEPFMSEGSTIITMTYYGSEKVVKNYNVMGVAKAALESSVRYLANELGEKGIRVNAISAGPIKTLAASGISGFKTILACIEEKSPLRRNITGDDVANTSLYLCSELSSGVTGEVIYVDSGYNILGI; encoded by the coding sequence ATGGACTTAAAAGGTAAAAAGGCATTGATTTTCGGCGTTGCGAATCAAAAATCGATTGCTTACTCGATAGCAAAAAAGCTTAAAGAACATGGAGTTGAGCTGGGATTTACCTATGCCGGCGAACAGCTGCAGAGAAGGGTTGAACCGCTTTCTGAAGAGTTAGGAGGAGCATTTTGCGTAAAATGTGATGTTACTGATGATGCAGATATAGAAAAGACTTTCAAAACAGTCTCTGAGAAATTCGGACATATCGATATACTTGTTCATGCTGTGGCTTATGCTCCGGCCGATGATCTGAAGGGAAGATTTGTGGATACAAGCAGAGAAGGATTTAAAACTGCCATGGAAATAAGCGTCTTTTCTTTGGTTAATTTGGCAAAGCATGCTGAGCCTTTTATGAGTGAAGGCTCCACTATTATTACGATGACCTACTACGGCTCAGAGAAAGTTGTGAAAAATTACAATGTAATGGGAGTTGCAAAAGCTGCTCTGGAATCATCTGTAAGATATCTGGCAAATGAGCTTGGAGAAAAAGGCATAAGGGTAAATGCTATTTCAGCCGGTCCGATAAAAACACTTGCTGCAAGTGGTATTTCCGGCTTTAAAACAATTCTTGCCTGTATTGAGGAAAAATCGCCATTAAGAAGAAATATAACCGGGGATGATGTGGCTAATACTTCCCTTTATTTGTGCAGTGAATTGTCCAGCGGAGTTACAGGTGAGGTAATATATGTTGACAGTGGGTATAATATACTGGGGATATAA
- the ybgF gene encoding tol-pal system protein YbgF, whose product MKRILIVLPILIVFVSCAPKNQALNKSISAMNQEIVDLQKSIANLKMENDELDRKITVNKTKINTNSQAISDINNDVTYLTNEISMIKERLETSKPAVQSGDNKSMSKDNQTRNAKTETAEQNDNQIVIIEDKFSDKGSLYSYAYELFKSGKYYESRQKFNEFLSLYPKDSLSDNAKYWVAETYYSQNNYNKAIENIIQMIRDYPDGNKVPAGYLKMGLAYNELGNRNEAVKILKELIQKFPASGAAARAKEFLAKWE is encoded by the coding sequence ATGAAACGTATCTTGATAGTTCTGCCAATTTTAATTGTTTTTGTTTCATGTGCGCCTAAAAACCAGGCTCTTAATAAGAGTATCAGTGCTATGAATCAGGAAATAGTGGATCTGCAAAAATCAATAGCTAACCTTAAAATGGAAAATGATGAGCTTGACAGAAAAATCACTGTAAATAAAACAAAAATAAACACAAATTCCCAGGCAATCTCAGATATTAATAATGATGTTACCTATCTGACTAATGAAATTTCGATGATAAAAGAGCGTTTGGAAACATCGAAACCTGCTGTGCAGTCCGGAGATAATAAAAGTATGTCTAAAGATAATCAAACACGGAATGCGAAAACCGAAACCGCTGAACAAAATGATAATCAGATAGTTATTATTGAAGACAAATTTTCAGATAAAGGCAGTTTGTACAGCTATGCCTATGAACTTTTCAAATCAGGTAAATATTACGAAAGCAGACAGAAATTTAACGAATTTCTTTCATTATACCCCAAAGACAGTCTTTCGGATAACGCAAAATACTGGGTAGCTGAAACTTACTACTCTCAAAACAATTACAACAAGGCTATCGAGAATATAATACAAATGATCAGGGATTACCCTGACGGCAACAAAGTTCCTGCCGGCTATCTTAAAATGGGGCTTGCTTATAATGAACTTGGCAACAGGAATGAAGCTGTCAAAATACTTAAAGAACTTATTCAAAAATTCCCGGCTTCCGGCGCAGCTGCAAGAGCAAAGGAATTTTTGGCAAAGTGGGAGTAA
- a CDS encoding ABC transporter ATP-binding protein — MTSKLIKLDEITKRYGYLEALKKVSFYLERGEFLSIFGPNGAGKSTLLKVLSSQTRPSSGQIFFDGIKLGDLPNDFRRNFGVISHQPFLYENLSAEANLKFYGKIYGLTDVGRRIDDILKKVELSDRKDDYVRNFSRGMLQRLSIARSLLHDPEIILLDEPYTGLDQHASYILSNILKEQFNHSKTIIMVTHNLNRGYDLASKIAIMKRGKIVFFDDKVNIPKYEFEDIYLAKVS; from the coding sequence GTGACATCAAAACTAATTAAGCTTGATGAGATTACTAAAAGATACGGATATCTGGAGGCCTTAAAAAAGGTCTCCTTTTATTTAGAAAGAGGTGAATTTCTCTCTATATTCGGTCCCAATGGGGCAGGAAAATCCACACTCCTTAAGGTTCTGTCATCGCAGACAAGACCGAGTTCAGGTCAGATTTTTTTTGACGGAATAAAGCTTGGTGATCTGCCCAACGACTTCAGAAGGAATTTCGGGGTTATTTCACATCAGCCTTTTCTGTATGAAAACCTGTCTGCCGAGGCTAACCTGAAATTTTACGGTAAAATATACGGGCTGACGGACGTTGGCAGGAGAATTGATGATATTTTAAAGAAAGTGGAGCTGTCAGACAGAAAAGACGACTATGTAAGAAATTTTTCAAGAGGAATGCTCCAAAGGCTCTCTATAGCGAGAAGTCTCCTGCATGATCCTGAAATAATTCTGCTGGATGAGCCGTATACCGGCCTTGACCAGCATGCATCCTATATACTTTCAAATATACTCAAAGAACAGTTTAACCACAGCAAGACAATCATTATGGTAACCCATAATCTCAACCGAGGCTACGACTTAGCTTCCAAAATTGCAATCATGAAAAGAGGAAAAATAGTATTTTTTGATGATAAGGTGAACATTCCCAAGTACGAGTTTGAAGACATATATTTGGCCAAGGTGTCGTAG
- the radA gene encoding DNA repair protein RadA produces MAKVKTNYVCNQCGYITPKWSGRCPECGSWGSFEEKFPEKSSESTRSKKKPDIKKLKDVGGIEVSRFKTGLVELDQVLGGGCVKGSVVLVGGEPGVGKSTIMLQVTSVFSSENMDVLYVSSEESRSQIKLRADRLHLKDLEFDIISTNDFDEVEAAISSHDYNFLVLDSVQTIASDDLKSPAGTVSQVKYITYNLVEFAKSTGLTVFIVGQVTKEGSIAGPKILEHLVDTVLYFEGDYSKGVRILRAVKNRFGSTNEVGLFEMRNEGLVEISGFDFLENTDNSAGKIMTCVMEGTRAFLIEIQALVSSTYFNFPKRNANGFDLNRLQMLLAIVEKRCGINLSGADVFLNVAGGLKVNETSADLAICACLISSFKDTLPPESSLFIGEVGLTGEVRLPGNIDSRLKEAAKFGIKTVFMPSGDTKKQDISKNDKITGGLEIININYVNEIIEYI; encoded by the coding sequence ATGGCAAAAGTAAAAACTAATTATGTTTGTAATCAATGCGGATATATTACTCCGAAATGGTCTGGCAGGTGCCCCGAATGCGGCAGCTGGGGCAGTTTTGAAGAAAAATTTCCTGAAAAATCTTCTGAGTCAACAAGGAGTAAAAAAAAGCCGGATATAAAAAAACTGAAGGATGTTGGCGGTATTGAGGTCAGCAGGTTTAAAACCGGTCTTGTGGAGCTTGATCAGGTGCTTGGAGGAGGGTGTGTAAAAGGGTCTGTAGTGCTGGTGGGAGGTGAACCCGGAGTTGGTAAATCAACGATTATGCTTCAGGTAACATCGGTCTTTTCGTCAGAAAATATGGATGTACTATATGTTTCCTCGGAAGAGTCACGCTCCCAGATAAAATTAAGGGCGGACAGGCTGCATTTAAAAGATTTAGAGTTTGATATAATAAGCACCAATGATTTTGATGAAGTAGAAGCAGCTATCAGCAGCCATGATTATAATTTCCTTGTGCTGGACTCTGTACAGACTATTGCATCGGATGACTTAAAATCGCCTGCCGGTACAGTGAGTCAGGTGAAATACATTACTTATAATCTTGTAGAATTTGCAAAATCTACCGGTTTGACAGTTTTTATTGTTGGGCAGGTGACCAAAGAAGGTTCTATTGCAGGTCCGAAGATTCTTGAGCATCTGGTTGATACTGTCCTTTATTTCGAAGGTGATTATTCCAAAGGTGTGCGCATATTAAGAGCTGTGAAAAACCGGTTCGGTTCCACAAATGAGGTGGGGCTTTTTGAAATGCGCAATGAAGGGCTGGTTGAAATCAGCGGGTTTGACTTTTTAGAAAATACCGACAACAGTGCCGGTAAAATAATGACATGTGTAATGGAGGGAACCAGAGCGTTTCTCATAGAAATTCAGGCTTTGGTCAGCAGCACATACTTTAACTTTCCCAAAAGAAATGCCAACGGTTTTGATTTAAACAGACTCCAGATGCTTCTTGCAATTGTGGAAAAAAGATGCGGAATCAATTTGTCGGGTGCAGATGTTTTTCTTAACGTTGCCGGAGGTCTGAAGGTAAACGAAACCTCCGCCGATCTGGCAATCTGTGCTTGTCTTATATCATCTTTTAAAGATACTCTTCCGCCCGAGAGTTCACTTTTTATAGGAGAGGTAGGACTGACAGGGGAAGTCAGGCTTCCGGGAAATATTGACAGCCGGTTAAAAGAAGCTGCAAAATTCGGCATCAAGACGGTTTTTATGCCCTCAGGTGATACCAAAAAGCAGGATATCAGCAAAAACGACAAAATAACCGGTGGTTTGGAAATAATAAATATTAATTATGTGAATGAAATTATAGAATATATATAG
- a CDS encoding heme exporter protein CcmB has product MKNYLSTVFNIVEKDVLLELKSKEVVVSMLLFSLLVVIVFSFIFEPGAAYKDNLVGGILWMAIIFSGVLGLNKSMLNEITGGNLNALLLAPVDRSAVFFGKVFSNFFFLIIMEIITVPIFMVFYNINIFANSLMSIVVLALGTYGFAVLGTLFSLISVKTKTREIMLPLLLLPLMIPIILAGIQCMNIYILGEDVTESYKWLKLIGAFDVIFTAVIYAIFDYIVEE; this is encoded by the coding sequence ATGAAAAATTATCTCTCAACTGTTTTTAATATTGTTGAAAAAGACGTCCTTCTGGAATTGAAATCTAAGGAAGTGGTGGTCTCCATGCTCCTGTTCTCACTTCTGGTGGTTATCGTTTTCAGCTTTATATTTGAGCCGGGGGCAGCATATAAAGACAACCTTGTCGGCGGCATTCTATGGATGGCAATCATATTTTCCGGCGTACTTGGGCTCAACAAATCAATGCTGAATGAAATTACCGGAGGCAATCTCAATGCCCTCCTTTTAGCACCGGTTGACAGAAGTGCTGTTTTTTTCGGCAAAGTTTTTTCAAATTTTTTCTTTCTCATAATTATGGAGATAATAACTGTACCCATTTTTATGGTCTTTTATAATATTAATATCTTTGCAAATTCACTGATGAGTATTGTAGTACTTGCACTTGGTACATACGGTTTCGCGGTTTTGGGGACACTTTTTTCACTGATCTCGGTAAAAACAAAAACCCGTGAAATAATGCTCCCTTTGTTGCTTTTGCCCCTTATGATTCCAATCATACTTGCCGGAATCCAATGTATGAATATATATATATTGGGAGAAGATGTGACCGAATCCTATAAATGGCTAAAACTTATCGGAGCATTTGATGTAATTTTTACTGCTGTTATTTATGCAATTTTCGACTACATAGTAGAGGAGTAG
- a CDS encoding LysM peptidoglycan-binding domain-containing protein, translated as MFRIILLICIFFTFNAASAQQKYIIEKGDTLWDIAGEYYDNNFQWPIIWKYNTYINDPDLIFPEDKLVIPILFGGKSYLLADNTSLIKLTSDSYGLDNVSKKSKAYESTLSYYSVDFQNLDNLELIMAERPSFELLANELERTFVATNNIVRINAGRGDINTGDKLTIYGVQQETPYGTIYKTAGVGTVTKVEDKTSVVKITDAFEPIEKTFLADRYRDFSFPEPSGYKVVNSDITGSILFMTNNMRISGEGYRCIINLGYEDNVKEGDVLNVVQKIEEDGYVRNVKIATIQIIHSGKNTSTAQIIDSRKEISQGNKVILHKVAIR; from the coding sequence ATGTTTAGAATAATTTTATTGATATGCATATTTTTCACCTTTAATGCAGCCTCTGCTCAGCAAAAGTATATTATCGAAAAGGGCGATACTTTGTGGGATATTGCTGGGGAGTATTACGACAATAATTTCCAGTGGCCAATTATCTGGAAATATAATACCTATATAAATGATCCCGACCTTATCTTCCCGGAAGACAAACTTGTAATCCCCATCCTCTTCGGCGGAAAAAGCTATCTTCTGGCCGATAATACTTCATTAATAAAACTTACTTCGGACAGCTACGGTTTAGACAATGTTTCCAAAAAGAGTAAAGCCTATGAGTCCACGCTCTCTTACTACAGCGTTGACTTTCAAAATTTAGATAATCTTGAGCTTATAATGGCGGAAAGACCGTCTTTTGAACTTCTTGCAAACGAACTGGAAAGAACATTTGTGGCAACTAACAACATTGTACGTATCAATGCCGGGCGGGGGGATATCAACACCGGAGATAAACTTACTATATACGGCGTTCAGCAGGAAACACCTTACGGCACAATATACAAAACCGCCGGAGTAGGCACAGTTACCAAAGTAGAGGACAAAACTTCCGTTGTGAAGATAACGGATGCTTTTGAGCCGATAGAAAAAACATTTCTGGCAGACAGGTACAGGGATTTTTCATTTCCGGAACCATCCGGCTACAAAGTTGTAAACTCAGACATAACTGGCTCTATACTTTTTATGACCAATAATATGCGTATATCCGGAGAGGGGTACAGATGTATCATTAACCTTGGCTATGAAGACAATGTAAAAGAGGGCGATGTTCTGAACGTGGTTCAAAAGATTGAAGAAGATGGGTACGTCAGGAACGTGAAAATTGCAACGATACAGATTATTCATTCCGGCAAAAATACTTCAACTGCTCAAATAATCGACAGCAGAAAAGAAATATCACAAGGAAACAAAGTAATTCTGCACAAAGTGGCAATAAGATAA
- the ccsA gene encoding cytochrome c biogenesis protein CcsA: MKLSALIDALAFLAVALGLYFAFIYAPVENVMGPIQKIFYFHVASAWISFFAFFVTFICSFFVLFTNRYIFDDIASGSAEIGIIFCTIVLITGPIWAKPIWGTWWTWDPRLTTTLILWFIYVGYLMLRKFLDEEDKRAKFSAALGIIGFIDVPIVFFSIRWWRTIHPNVLQKGGGGLAPEMLTALFVSIFAFTLLYIMLVVKTVAIKHMFRRYEKIVSNKGEI; this comes from the coding sequence ATGAAATTAAGCGCTCTAATTGATGCTCTGGCTTTTCTGGCCGTTGCTCTGGGGCTGTATTTTGCCTTTATCTACGCGCCGGTTGAGAATGTCATGGGCCCGATTCAGAAGATTTTCTACTTTCACGTGGCATCTGCCTGGATAAGCTTTTTTGCCTTCTTTGTAACCTTTATCTGCAGTTTTTTTGTTCTTTTTACAAACAGATACATATTTGATGACATTGCCTCCGGTTCTGCTGAAATTGGAATTATCTTCTGTACCATAGTTTTGATTACCGGTCCTATATGGGCGAAACCTATATGGGGGACCTGGTGGACATGGGATCCCAGGTTAACCACCACATTGATTCTGTGGTTTATCTATGTTGGCTATTTGATGCTCCGGAAATTTTTGGATGAAGAAGACAAAAGGGCCAAGTTTTCAGCTGCTCTTGGCATTATCGGATTTATCGATGTTCCCATAGTATTCTTTTCAATAAGATGGTGGAGAACAATTCATCCGAATGTACTCCAGAAAGGCGGAGGTGGCCTTGCCCCTGAAATGCTGACAGCTCTTTTTGTATCCATTTTTGCTTTTACACTGCTGTACATAATGCTGGTGGTCAAGACTGTGGCAATAAAACATATGTTTCGCAGATATGAAAAAATCGTTTCAAATAAGGGGGAAATATGA
- a CDS encoding ferritin: MISKKMEQALNKQLNNEFFSAYLYLAMSAWSENQGLKGFANWFYVQYQEENFHAMKFYTYLLDQGAEVDLLKIDKPETKFSSPLEAFEKTLEHEQFITKSIYELVDLALSEKDHATNTFLQWFITEQVEEEASVNEIIDKLKLVDGQGNGIFMIDKELGTRTFAQADAGQ; this comes from the coding sequence ATGATAAGCAAAAAAATGGAGCAGGCGCTTAATAAACAGTTGAATAATGAGTTTTTCTCGGCATATCTGTATCTGGCTATGTCAGCCTGGAGCGAAAACCAAGGACTTAAGGGCTTTGCCAACTGGTTTTATGTGCAGTACCAGGAGGAAAATTTCCACGCAATGAAATTCTATACTTACCTTCTTGACCAGGGTGCTGAAGTTGATCTGTTGAAGATTGATAAGCCGGAAACCAAATTTTCTTCACCTCTTGAAGCTTTCGAGAAAACACTTGAACACGAGCAGTTTATTACAAAAAGTATTTACGAGCTTGTGGATTTGGCACTCAGTGAGAAAGATCATGCTACAAACACGTTTTTACAGTGGTTCATCACTGAGCAGGTGGAAGAGGAAGCATCTGTCAATGAGATAATCGACAAGTTAAAACTTGTTGACGGTCAGGGTAACGGTATTTTTATGATAGACAAAGAGCTTGGTACCAGGACATTTGCTCAGGCTGATGCCGGACAGTAA
- the ruvB gene encoding Holliday junction branch migration DNA helicase RuvB, protein MSSGDPQFPLGPDEDKTGRNEIFSKERLEEDLNITRPAPDGQTIRPKILDEYVGQTKIKENLRVFLEATKNRNESLDHCLFYGPPGLGKTTLASIIANELGVNIKATSGPVIEKPGDLAAVLTNLSEGDVLFIDEIHRLHSSVEEILYPAMEDFQLDIIIGQGPAARTIKIDLENFTLIGATTRMGLLTSPLRDRFGMIFRLEFYQDDELREIIKRASKIMEIEVEEDAAAEIARRCRGTPRVAHRLLRRIRDFADVYNNGIVEKGIAKHGLDRLEIDAMGLDTSDRRYLKSIIEKYEGGPVGVDTIAATLSEEKDTIEDVIEPFLIYCGFIKKTPRGRVAAIKAYEHLNIKRRETQVTVDDLINDTEYNNGEQE, encoded by the coding sequence ATGAGTTCCGGTGATCCGCAATTTCCTTTAGGGCCTGACGAAGATAAAACAGGCAGGAATGAAATATTCTCCAAAGAGAGGCTTGAAGAAGATTTGAATATAACCCGCCCGGCGCCGGACGGACAGACGATCAGGCCGAAGATTCTGGATGAATATGTGGGACAGACTAAAATCAAGGAAAATCTCAGGGTTTTTCTGGAGGCCACAAAAAACAGAAATGAAAGCCTGGATCATTGTCTTTTTTACGGTCCGCCCGGTCTTGGTAAAACCACTCTGGCTTCAATAATAGCCAACGAGCTGGGAGTAAATATTAAGGCCACAAGTGGACCTGTTATAGAAAAGCCCGGAGATTTAGCCGCTGTTCTGACAAATTTGTCAGAAGGTGATGTGCTCTTCATCGATGAAATTCACAGGCTCCATTCCAGTGTAGAGGAAATTCTTTATCCCGCAATGGAAGATTTCCAGCTTGATATAATTATCGGTCAGGGGCCTGCTGCCAGAACTATCAAGATAGATCTTGAAAATTTTACACTTATCGGAGCTACTACCCGTATGGGGCTTCTCACTTCTCCACTTAGAGACAGGTTTGGTATGATTTTCAGACTGGAATTTTATCAGGATGATGAGTTGAGGGAAATAATTAAGCGGGCATCGAAAATTATGGAGATAGAGGTAGAAGAAGATGCGGCAGCTGAAATAGCCAGAAGGTGCCGGGGGACTCCGAGGGTGGCCCACCGTCTTTTAAGAAGAATAAGGGACTTTGCCGATGTTTATAATAACGGGATTGTTGAAAAAGGAATAGCAAAGCATGGTCTTGACAGATTGGAGATAGATGCAATGGGGCTGGATACATCCGACAGAAGGTACCTTAAGTCAATAATTGAGAAGTACGAAGGCGGACCGGTGGGTGTTGATACAATTGCTGCCACATTGTCGGAAGAGAAGGATACCATAGAAGATGTTATCGAGCCTTTTCTTATTTACTGCGGCTTTATTAAAAAGACTCCCAGAGGCAGAGTTGCTGCCATCAAAGCCTATGAGCATCTTAATATTAAGAGACGGGAAACACAGGTTACAGTTGACGATCTGATAAATGATACGGAATATAATAACGGAGAACAGGAATAA